A single Ciona intestinalis chromosome 14, KH, whole genome shotgun sequence DNA region contains:
- the hand gene encoding transcription factor protein (The RefSeq protein has 2 substitutions compared to this genomic sequence) yields MSFQRNVRQKEKKRTECINKAFSDLRKCIPNVPSDTKLSKIKTLHLASSYIAYLSDILKHSDTGDCTGGKGFRADLKALKSRERRKSFRKGLSDTHNGTGTTHLIKRASNGGTGTCGTASDDLEKPRKGRTGWPEKVWAQALDISEHQTADSLEQKQKMAPMTQTVHSNSHYQQDVSHHYGALVSQSSFYTKVDLVLKDDDRPLIQVPFNTYTQPTQPIVHNSNDASATAYFENAFNAMGNSVSPSVNQLTYTEVGSDYSPSYFRSEDALPTIMQAPLFHNFRGGTLPSISTLCCGDKLTNPTVGTHFAPFIDVNTSVVTGEKILVDTETSETVQAQSSPQLTELQPVSVVKIPELELVYSKTLDPREIPGHQQVKSI; encoded by the exons ATGTCTTTTCAACGTAACGTCCGGCAGAAAGAAAAGAAACGAACGGAATGCATCAACAAGGCTTTTTCCGACCTTAGAAAGTGTATACCCAACGTACCGTCGGATACAAAgctttccaaaatcaaaaccCTACATCTGGCGTCTTCCTATATTGCTTATCTATCGGACATATTAAAGCATTCCGATACCGGCGACTGTACGGGAGGAAAAGGGTTCCGCGCCGACTTAAAGGCTTTGAAATCCCGCGAACGTAGAAAGAGTTTCAGAAAG GGTTTATCAGACACTCATAACGGAACAGGTACAACTCATCTAATTAAACGAGCTTCCAATGGTGGAACTGGGACATGTGGTACGGCAAGTGACGACCCAGAGAAACCTCGGAAGGGGAGGACCGGGTGGCCGGAAAAGGTTTGGGCCCAAGCGCTTGATATATCAGAACACCAAACTGCGGACAGTCTGGagcaaaaacagaaaatggCGCCGATGACACAGACTGTACATTCGAACTCGCACTATCAGCAGGATGTATCGCATCACTACGGCGCTCTGGTTAGCCAGAGCTCATTTTACACCAAAGTTGATCTTGTGTTAAAAGACGACGACAGACCTTTGATTCAAGTTCCTTTTAACACGTACACGCAACCAACCCAGCCGATTGTCCACAACTCGAACGACGCTTCTGCAACTGCTTATTTTGAAAATGCGTTCAACGCCATGGGCAACTCGGTCTCGCCCAGCGTGAACCAATTGACTTACACCGAAGTAGGGTCCGATTATTCTCCGAGTTATTTTCGCTCAGAAGATGCCCTTCCAACAATCATGCAAGCGCCACTGTTTCATAATTTTCGGGGAGGCACGTTACCCTCTATTTCGACACTCTGCTGCGGTGATAAACTGACCAACCCTACAGTTGGCACACACTTTGCGCCTTTCATTGATGTTAACACAAGCATAGTTACCGGGGAAAAGATACTTGTAGACACCGAAACTTCTGAAACTGTGCAAGCTCAATCAAGCCCCCAGTTAACTGAGCTTCAGCCAGTATCAGTGGTAAAAATACCTGAATTAGAACTTGTATATTCGAAAACTTTAGACCCAAGAGAAATTCCGGGACACCAACAAGTTAAAAGTATATGA
- the LOC100183157 gene encoding 1,4-alpha-glucan-branching enzyme isoform X2, which yields MECSSYNNQVMQQCGVPAIENLFRSYPQLRVYEDDIRGRYGMFEKTKMSIEREEGLERFTQGHKEFGVMMTEDGGVRCMEWIPNAKAVYLKGEFNNWNLVQYREIGFGKWKLFIPPNRDGSCAIRHCSELKIVIETKDNQRIERISPWAKYVVQREANQGFKWRFWNPPSSQRVQITHTRPNKPDRLRIYEAHIGIASDRCEVSTYRHFTSNILPRIRDQGYNSLLLMAVIEHSYYPSWGYQVTNYFATSSRFGTPEEFKELVQTAHGMGIYVMVDVMHGEASKNVLDGLNMFDGTEACFFEEGARGFNDEHDTRIFDYKKWETLRFLMSQLRYYVNEYHVDGFRFNGMSSMIFHDPSKHVQQSSFRDNQNSQYFGMQMKTDGLAYIMLMNDMLHRFYPNVITIAEDVPGMPALCRPVSEGGLGFDYRLCKDAANVWAKLLNDTRDEDWNMHFIRQMIRENRVEEKRIMFTEHHEQNEVGRMTMSRKLMADSSMPESQQLTPCLDRGLSLYKMTRLFTHAFAGQGFLNFICNEFGHPDWVELPSPSNNDSYQLARRQFHLADNQQLRYKFLNRFDRAMNKTEERYGWLKSNQAIVTRAQESDKLFVFERAGLIFAFNFHPTKSYPDYRIPVERFGSYKIVLDTDDRYFGGHSRNQPNVEFHAKTGHYDNFPNSMMIYLPSRSALVFSLSNLAHGSNYGNSGNNVCNSYGSGQNDSTPGCSRNVRFNIERDSGSSRYNDASRSTSGTYGNDYNSGAYSQDFNRRSFSDGYSNQGHGYNSRQQYW from the exons ATGGAATGCTCAAGCTATAACAACCAAGTTATGCAGCAGTGCGGAGTTCCCGCTATTGAGAATCTCTTCCGTAGCTATCCTCAGCTTCGAGTGTACGAAGACGACATTCGGGGAAG ATATGGTATGTTCGAGAAGACTAAGATGTCGATTGAAAGGGAGGAGGGTTTGGAGCGATTTACTCAGGGACACAAGGAGTTCGGAGTGATGATGACGGAGGACGGAGGAGTAAGATGCATGGAATGGATTCCAAATGCGAAAGCTGTTTATCTGAAAGGAGAATTCA ATAACTGGAATCTTGTTCAATATCGGGAGATCGGGTTTGGTAAATGGAAACTCTTTATTCCTCCAAACCGAGACGGTTCTTGTGCTATTCGTCACTGCAGTGAACTTAAA ATCGTTATCGAAACGAAAGACAACCAAAGAATCGAACGAATTTCTCCATGGGCAAAGTATGTTGTTCAACGTGAGGCCAACCAAGGATTCAAATGGAGGTTCTGGAATCCTCCTTCGTCACAACGAGTACAG ATCACTCATACGCGACCGAACAAACCGGATCGTCTTCGTATCTACGAAGCACACATTGGAATCGCATCCGATCGTTGTGAAGTTTCCACTTATCGTCACTTTACATCAAACATCCTCCCTCGCATCCGGGATCAGGGATACAACTCGCTTCTTCTCATGGCTGTGATCGAACATTCCTACTACCCAAGTTGGGGATACCAAGTCACCAACTACTTTGCCACCTCCAG TCGGTTCGGAACGCCTGAAGAATTCAAAGAGCTTGTACAGACTGCTCATGGAATGGGTATCTATGTGATGGTTGACGTTATGCACGGAGAAGCATCTAAGAACGTTCTGGATGGATTGAACATGTTTGATGGGACGGAGGCTTGCTTCTTTGAAGAAGGAGCTAGAGGTTTCAACGACGAACATGATACCAGGATTTTCGATTACAAAAA ATGGGAAACTCTTCGATTCCTTATGTCGCAATTACGTTATTACGTCAACGAGTATCACGTTGATGGCTTCAGATTCAACGGAATGTCATCAATGATCTTCCATGACCCGTCCAAACATG TTCAACAATCTTCTTTCCGAGATAATCAAAACTCACAATACTTCGGTATGCAAATGAAAACTGACGGATTGGCTTACATCATGTTGATGAACGATATGCTTCACAGATTCTACCCGAACGTGATCACCATTGCTGAG GATGTACCAGGTATGCCAGCCCTTTGCAGACCCGTGAGCGAAGGAGGACTTGGATTCGACTACAGACTTTGTAAAGATGCTGCAAATGTCTGGGCGAAG TTATTGAATGATACGCGAGACGAAGATTGGAATATGCATTTCATCAGGCAGATGATTAGAGAAAACCGAGTCGAAGAAAAACGAATTATGTTCACAGAACATCACGAACAG AACGAAGTTGGTCGAATGACAATGAGTCGTAAATTGATGGCAGATTCGTCAATGCCGGAATCACAACAGTTGACTCCATGTTTAGATCGTGGGTTGAGTCTGTACAAGATGACTCGGTTATTTACCCACGCGTTTGCTGGTCAAGGATttcttaactttattt GTAATGAGTTTGGCCATCCTGACTGGGTTGAGCTTCCTTCCCCTTCAAATAATGACAGCTACCAACTCGCTCGAAGACAGTTCCATCTAGCTGACAACCAACAACTCAGATACAAGTTTCTAAACCGATTCGACCGAGCTATGAACAAGACAGAAGAGCGATACGGATGGTTGAAATCAAACCAg GCTATAGTGACTCGAGCACAGGAAAGTGACAAGTTGTTTGTGTTTGAACGTGCTGGACTTATTTTCGCCTTTAACTTTCACCCAACGAAGAGTTATCCAGATTACAGAATCCCAGTTGAACGATTCGGAAG CTACAAAATCGTGTTGGATACTGATGATCGTTACTTCGGTGGTCACAGCAGAAACCAACCCAATGTTGAATTCCACGCCAAGACTGGTCACTACGACAACTTCCCTAATTCAATGATG ATCTACTTGCCTTCAAGATCAGCTTTGGTTTTTTCTCTTTCCAACCTCGCACACGGAAGCAACTACGGCAACAGTGGCAACAACGTTTGCAATTCCTACGGCTCAGGCCAAAATGATTCAACTCCAGGTTGCAGCCGCAATGTTCGATTTAACATCGAACGTGACAGTGGATCGTCGAGATATAACGACGCAAGCCGATCCACAAGTGGAACATACGGCAACGATTACAACAGTGGTGCATATAGTCAAGATTTTAACCGACGATCTTTCAGCGACGGATACTCCAACCAAGGTCATGGATACAACAGTCGTCAGCAATACTGGTAG
- the LOC100183157 gene encoding 1,4-alpha-glucan-branching enzyme isoform X1 — protein MECSSYNNQVMQQCGVPAIENLFRSYPQLRVYEDDIRGRYGMFEKTKMSIEREEGLERFTQGHKEFGVMMTEDGGVRCMEWIPNAKAVYLKGEFNNWNLVQYREIGFGKWKLFIPPNRDGSCAIRHCSELKIVIETKDNQRIERISPWAKYVVQREANQGFKWRFWNPPSSQRVQITHTRPNKPDRLRIYEAHIGIASDRCEVSTYRHFTSNILPRIRDQGYNSLLLMAVIEHSYYPSWGYQVTNYFATSSRFGTPEEFKELVQTAHGMGIYVMVDVMHGEASKNVLDGLNMFDGTEACFFEEGARGFNDEHDTRIFDYKKWETLRFLMSQLRYYVNEYHVDGFRFNGMSSMIFHDPSKHAVQQSSFRDNQNSQYFGMQMKTDGLAYIMLMNDMLHRFYPNVITIAEDVPGMPALCRPVSEGGLGFDYRLCKDAANVWAKLLNDTRDEDWNMHFIRQMIRENRVEEKRIMFTEHHEQNEVGRMTMSRKLMADSSMPESQQLTPCLDRGLSLYKMTRLFTHAFAGQGFLNFICNEFGHPDWVELPSPSNNDSYQLARRQFHLADNQQLRYKFLNRFDRAMNKTEERYGWLKSNQAIVTRAQESDKLFVFERAGLIFAFNFHPTKSYPDYRIPVERFGSYKIVLDTDDRYFGGHSRNQPNVEFHAKTGHYDNFPNSMMIYLPSRSALVFSLSNLAHGSNYGNSGNNVCNSYGSGQNDSTPGCSRNVRFNIERDSGSSRYNDASRSTSGTYGNDYNSGAYSQDFNRRSFSDGYSNQGHGYNSRQQYW, from the exons ATGGAATGCTCAAGCTATAACAACCAAGTTATGCAGCAGTGCGGAGTTCCCGCTATTGAGAATCTCTTCCGTAGCTATCCTCAGCTTCGAGTGTACGAAGACGACATTCGGGGAAG ATATGGTATGTTCGAGAAGACTAAGATGTCGATTGAAAGGGAGGAGGGTTTGGAGCGATTTACTCAGGGACACAAGGAGTTCGGAGTGATGATGACGGAGGACGGAGGAGTAAGATGCATGGAATGGATTCCAAATGCGAAAGCTGTTTATCTGAAAGGAGAATTCA ATAACTGGAATCTTGTTCAATATCGGGAGATCGGGTTTGGTAAATGGAAACTCTTTATTCCTCCAAACCGAGACGGTTCTTGTGCTATTCGTCACTGCAGTGAACTTAAA ATCGTTATCGAAACGAAAGACAACCAAAGAATCGAACGAATTTCTCCATGGGCAAAGTATGTTGTTCAACGTGAGGCCAACCAAGGATTCAAATGGAGGTTCTGGAATCCTCCTTCGTCACAACGAGTACAG ATCACTCATACGCGACCGAACAAACCGGATCGTCTTCGTATCTACGAAGCACACATTGGAATCGCATCCGATCGTTGTGAAGTTTCCACTTATCGTCACTTTACATCAAACATCCTCCCTCGCATCCGGGATCAGGGATACAACTCGCTTCTTCTCATGGCTGTGATCGAACATTCCTACTACCCAAGTTGGGGATACCAAGTCACCAACTACTTTGCCACCTCCAG TCGGTTCGGAACGCCTGAAGAATTCAAAGAGCTTGTACAGACTGCTCATGGAATGGGTATCTATGTGATGGTTGACGTTATGCACGGAGAAGCATCTAAGAACGTTCTGGATGGATTGAACATGTTTGATGGGACGGAGGCTTGCTTCTTTGAAGAAGGAGCTAGAGGTTTCAACGACGAACATGATACCAGGATTTTCGATTACAAAAA ATGGGAAACTCTTCGATTCCTTATGTCGCAATTACGTTATTACGTCAACGAGTATCACGTTGATGGCTTCAGATTCAACGGAATGTCATCAATGATCTTCCATGACCCGTCCAAACATG CAGTTCAACAATCTTCTTTCCGAGATAATCAAAACTCACAATACTTCGGTATGCAAATGAAAACTGACGGATTGGCTTACATCATGTTGATGAACGATATGCTTCACAGATTCTACCCGAACGTGATCACCATTGCTGAG GATGTACCAGGTATGCCAGCCCTTTGCAGACCCGTGAGCGAAGGAGGACTTGGATTCGACTACAGACTTTGTAAAGATGCTGCAAATGTCTGGGCGAAG TTATTGAATGATACGCGAGACGAAGATTGGAATATGCATTTCATCAGGCAGATGATTAGAGAAAACCGAGTCGAAGAAAAACGAATTATGTTCACAGAACATCACGAACAG AACGAAGTTGGTCGAATGACAATGAGTCGTAAATTGATGGCAGATTCGTCAATGCCGGAATCACAACAGTTGACTCCATGTTTAGATCGTGGGTTGAGTCTGTACAAGATGACTCGGTTATTTACCCACGCGTTTGCTGGTCAAGGATttcttaactttattt GTAATGAGTTTGGCCATCCTGACTGGGTTGAGCTTCCTTCCCCTTCAAATAATGACAGCTACCAACTCGCTCGAAGACAGTTCCATCTAGCTGACAACCAACAACTCAGATACAAGTTTCTAAACCGATTCGACCGAGCTATGAACAAGACAGAAGAGCGATACGGATGGTTGAAATCAAACCAg GCTATAGTGACTCGAGCACAGGAAAGTGACAAGTTGTTTGTGTTTGAACGTGCTGGACTTATTTTCGCCTTTAACTTTCACCCAACGAAGAGTTATCCAGATTACAGAATCCCAGTTGAACGATTCGGAAG CTACAAAATCGTGTTGGATACTGATGATCGTTACTTCGGTGGTCACAGCAGAAACCAACCCAATGTTGAATTCCACGCCAAGACTGGTCACTACGACAACTTCCCTAATTCAATGATG ATCTACTTGCCTTCAAGATCAGCTTTGGTTTTTTCTCTTTCCAACCTCGCACACGGAAGCAACTACGGCAACAGTGGCAACAACGTTTGCAATTCCTACGGCTCAGGCCAAAATGATTCAACTCCAGGTTGCAGCCGCAATGTTCGATTTAACATCGAACGTGACAGTGGATCGTCGAGATATAACGACGCAAGCCGATCCACAAGTGGAACATACGGCAACGATTACAACAGTGGTGCATATAGTCAAGATTTTAACCGACGATCTTTCAGCGACGGATACTCCAACCAAGGTCATGGATACAACAGTCGTCAGCAATACTGGTAG